From the genome of Pygocentrus nattereri isolate fPygNat1 chromosome 25, fPygNat1.pri, whole genome shotgun sequence, one region includes:
- the rrad gene encoding GTP-binding protein RAD: MTLNKGDKLRNMDKRRGSMPFPVHLQSLHRRSMPVDDRELRSTAPSIQTSDLSSLTRCTSYSPGEQHRHSCVSDSSDSVISSGSDSEGQIYKVVLLGENGVGKSSLARIFGGVEDSHDCEDAGNTYDRSIVVDEEEANILLYDVWEQDNSQWLKDQCMRMGDAYIIVYSVTDKSSFEKASELRIQLRRARQSENIPIILVGNKSDLVRSREVSVEEGRACAVVFDCKFIETSASLHHNVRMLFEGIVRQIRLRKDSKEENARRMANCKRRESISKKAKRFLGRMVARKNKKMAFRQKSKSCHDLSVL, translated from the exons ATGACTTTGAACAAAGGTGACAAGTTGAGGAACATGGACAAGAGGAGAGGGAGCATGCCGTTTCCCGTCCACCTCCAGAGCCTTCACAGGAGGAGCATGCCCGTGGACGACCGCGAGCTGCGCTCCACCGCCCCCTCCATTCAGACTTCCGATCTGTCCAGCCTGACACGTTGCACATCCTACAGCCCCGGAGAGCAGCACCGCCACAGCTGCGTCTCCGACTCCTCCGACTCGGTCATCTCCTCCGGCAGCGACTCCGAGGGACAGATCTACAAGGTCGTCCTCCTGGGAGAGAATGGCGTAGGGAAGTCCAGCCTGGCGAGAATATTCGGAGGAGTGGAGGACAGCCACGACTGTGAGGATGCAG GAAACACCTATGACAGATCAATTGTGGTGGATGAAGAGGAGGCGAATATCCTGTTGTATGACGTATGGGAGCAG GATAACAGTCAGTGGCTGAAGGATCAGTGCATGCGTATGGGGGACGCCTATATCATCGTCTACTCCGTGACGGACAAGTCCAGCTTTGAGAAAGCTTCAGAGCTCCGCATCCAGCTCCGCCGGGCACGGCAGTCCGAAAACATCCCCATCATCCTGGTGGGCAACAAGAGTGACCTGGTGCGCTCCAGAGAAGTTTCTGTAGAAG AGGGCAGGGCCTGCGCGGTGGTTTTCGACTGCAAGTTCATCGAGACGTCGGCCTCTCTGCACCACAATGTCCGTATGCTCTTCGAGGGCATCGTCCGGCAGATCCGCCTTCGCAAGGACAGCAAGGAGGAGAACGCGCGCCGCATGGCCAACTGCAAGCGCCGCGAGAGCATCAGCAAGAAGGCCAAGCGCTTCCTGGGTCGTATGGTCGCCCGCAAGAACAAGAAGATGGCCTTCAGGCAGAAGTCCAAATCCTGTCACGACCTTTCAGTGCTCTGA